GCTGGTAGGCGCTCTGTTCTCTCACGGGCGCGACCGAAGGCGACCGCAAACTTTGGGCACTGCACCACGACCGTGTGCCAGCATGCGAGGACAACAGCGGTGCCGTGAACGGATTCCAAAGGGTTTGTATCGGATGACTCCGGAGAGTGGCCTATGACGGAGAACGTGGTCGTACTTGGTGCGGGGTATGCGGGTGCGGGGACAGTCAAGAGCCTGGAGGACGAACTCGACGGCGAGGCCGACGTCGATATCACCTGGATTTCCCAGACGGATTACCATCTGGTCTTGCACGAGTCCCATCGGTGTATTCGGGACCCCAGCGTCCAGGAGAACATCGCGATTCCCGTTCACGAAATCAAGCAGCCTTCGACCTCGTTCGTGCAGGACGAGGTCGTCGAAATCGACACCGACGCGCGGGAAGTTGCACTCGCCGACTCCGAGTCCGTCGCGTACGACTATCTGCTGGTCGGATTGGGCTCGCAGACGGCCTTCTTCGGCATCGACGGGCTCGAAGAGCACGCGCTGACGCTGAAGAGCC
This genomic window from Haloarcula sp. DT43 contains:
- a CDS encoding NAD(P)/FAD-dependent oxidoreductase, yielding MTENVVVLGAGYAGAGTVKSLEDELDGEADVDITWISQTDYHLVLHESHRCIRDPSVQENIAIPVHEIKQPSTSFVQDEVVEIDTDAREVALADSESVAYDYLLVGLGSQTAFFGIDGLEEHALTLKSLDDALEIHDTVQQAAREASTNDPAQVVIGGAGLSGIQTAGEVAEFRDEH